A region of Moorena producens PAL-8-15-08-1 DNA encodes the following proteins:
- a CDS encoding glycosyltransferase — translation MYSNLRRELGIRNVLLMYVGNLETYQGIDLLLDSFALSLEHTDQADLVIIGGEADDIRKYTNKAHCLGMQQHVHFLGPKPVEHLAIYLEQADILVSPRTKGKNTPMKLYSYLDSGKVLLATDLPTHTQLLNNHLALLKRPDAKAFAEGMLDLIADEKLRLSLGSAGKKLIEKRHTYAAFREKLNSLYDWLHHELAEHTA, via the coding sequence ATGTATAGTAATTTGAGACGTGAGCTAGGAATCCGTAATGTACTCCTGATGTATGTGGGCAATCTGGAGACTTATCAAGGGATTGACCTACTTCTAGACAGCTTCGCCTTGAGCCTTGAGCACACTGATCAGGCTGACTTAGTCATTATTGGTGGAGAAGCGGACGACATTCGGAAATACACCAATAAGGCTCACTGTCTTGGGATGCAACAACATGTCCATTTTTTAGGACCGAAACCAGTTGAGCATCTGGCTATCTATCTGGAGCAGGCTGATATTTTAGTCTCTCCGAGAACTAAGGGTAAAAATACCCCGATGAAACTCTACTCCTATCTCGATAGTGGCAAAGTTTTGTTAGCCACAGATTTGCCAACCCATACCCAGTTGCTAAACAATCACCTTGCTCTGCTTAAGAGGCCAGATGCCAAAGCTTTCGCGGAGGGAATGCTTGATCTGATCGCTGATGAAAAGCTACGACTGAGCCTGGGCAGTGCTGGCAAAAAATTGATTGAGAAAAGGCATACTTATGCAGCTTTTCGGGAAAAATTAAACAGTCTTTATGATTGGCTACATCACGAGTTAGCAGAGCATACAGCCTAA
- a CDS encoding glycosyltransferase produces MYLKSKTDGLTDRLEIKSSRDELTVWENQPVSYDEQNVSSMNILLLAPHPFYQNRGTPIAVNLVLKVLSERGDQVDVVTYPEGRDINYENITVYRTPNLPWVRNIRPGFSWKKILCDVFMLLAVIRLVTKKRYDLVHAGEESVFIGLGLKILCKIPYIYDMDSSLAQQMIEKYPLLQKFSSVFNFFEGLAVKNAKVVVSVCDALAADIEKYKPRKTVVIPDISLLNYNLSLKKS; encoded by the coding sequence GTGTATTTAAAGAGCAAAACTGATGGGCTTACTGATCGGCTTGAGATCAAAAGCAGCAGGGATGAATTGACTGTCTGGGAGAATCAACCAGTCTCCTATGATGAACAAAATGTCAGTAGCATGAACATTCTATTACTCGCTCCTCATCCCTTTTATCAGAATCGTGGCACACCCATCGCAGTCAACCTGGTTTTGAAGGTGCTTTCTGAACGGGGAGACCAGGTTGATGTCGTCACTTATCCTGAAGGGCGTGACATCAATTATGAAAATATCACGGTATACCGAACCCCTAATCTACCGTGGGTTCGGAATATACGACCAGGGTTCTCCTGGAAAAAAATCCTCTGTGATGTTTTCATGTTGCTTGCTGTAATTCGCCTAGTGACTAAGAAACGCTACGATTTGGTTCATGCTGGAGAAGAATCAGTCTTTATTGGTTTAGGGCTCAAAATTTTGTGTAAAATTCCCTATATCTATGACATGGATTCATCTCTAGCCCAACAAATGATTGAAAAGTATCCTTTGCTACAAAAATTTTCGTCAGTATTCAACTTTTTTGAAGGACTGGCTGTGAAGAATGCCAAAGTCGTGGTTTCAGTTTGTGATGCTTTGGCAGCAGATATTGAAAAGTACAAGCCCAGAAAAACTGTAGTTATTCCAGATATATCGTTGCTTAATTATAATCTTTCTTTAAAAAAATCCTAA